The Fortiea contorta PCC 7126 genome has a segment encoding these proteins:
- a CDS encoding cysteine peptidase family C39 domain-containing protein yields the protein MNPSSSLRVQGELEYSSNQPSPTPKASILKFLRMVAGDTNPASDLIQAWVLREFQLGDELTVYDLSAKITDSNKIVYLVCQGRVRLLGFDSTLGREVSTQLLLTQQTFGADDLFCDQSLSYRAIAASAGCVAQISIADLQLWLERLPQLKNYLQHSAVERQALIFYKCYTEWRSLTSSTLRQLLPYLKEIHISAGASLATATPPSKGRFWLVNGQICPSATTTANIGLSWGYPDDKITDQIAQTDLLVYHLPIEYWESAREIAPQIFPDHSQLQHLQAIEIAKQGHIPLPSPASLNPVPKVIELPPRLPQAENPVPVLATPNIDFQQQQPRSITRLWRPYPFIQQQSSSDCGAACLAMISSYWGKRLSLNTLRSLARVDRMGASLQGLATAAQALGCEALAVRASLSKLELYYNPWIAHWQGIHYVVVWQIKGDRILISDPATSKRWLSRAQFQASWTGYALLLNPTKQFESVERERVSLERYWQLFRHHQQLCQQIIFALVIVQVLGLATPLITQTLIDQVIPQKHFFSLNIFVGVFFILGIWRIAFRAQRQFLLDYLASRIDQNLIGSFISYTLQLPLRFFASRQVEDIVSRVQENRKIQLFFCRHAVSTSIDMMMAVIYLGLMASYNLHLTLVVVGWIVPIVILTLGASSLLKKVSREVLQASAAQNASVVEMITNITAVKTAVAERSVRRHWEERFMNMVKSRFQGQKLANKLQLTSGLINHFGSTMVLWYGANLVIGEQMSLGKFVAFNMLISNVTNPVLALVKLWDEFQEVLISLERLNDVLSAVPEENPQKPLLVMPAIRGEIKFENVSFCYHSDEERHTLQNISFQVKPQQTIGIVGSSGSGKSTLVNLLAGLYQPDNGRILIDGHDVSLVSPQSLRSQLGLVAQENCLFSGTILENITLYSPEFTEAEAIAAAKLAQAHSFIQALPLAYNTQVGERGALLSGGQRQKIAIARALIRNPGILILDEATSALDAESEHQLQQHLARITQARTTFIISHRLASIRHADHILVLDKGVLIEQGTHEQLITINGLYRHLAQLQLHL from the coding sequence ATGAACCCCTCTTCGTCGTTAAGAGTTCAGGGAGAGTTGGAATATAGCAGCAATCAACCATCTCCCACTCCAAAAGCGTCTATCCTCAAGTTTTTGAGGATGGTTGCGGGGGATACCAACCCAGCATCAGACTTGATTCAAGCTTGGGTGCTGCGTGAGTTTCAGCTAGGCGACGAACTGACGGTCTATGATTTAAGTGCAAAAATCACGGACAGCAACAAGATTGTCTATTTAGTTTGTCAAGGACGAGTGCGGTTGTTAGGATTTGACTCAACTTTGGGACGAGAGGTTTCAACTCAGTTGTTGTTGACACAGCAGACTTTTGGGGCTGATGATTTATTTTGTGATCAATCTTTGTCATACCGAGCGATCGCCGCGAGCGCAGGTTGTGTAGCGCAAATCTCCATTGCTGATCTCCAACTCTGGTTAGAACGTCTACCGCAACTAAAAAATTATTTACAACACTCAGCAGTTGAACGACAAGCCCTAATTTTCTACAAATGCTATACAGAATGGCGATCGCTCACTAGCTCGACATTGCGCCAATTATTACCATACCTGAAGGAAATTCACATCAGTGCGGGCGCATCCTTAGCGACAGCAACTCCTCCTAGCAAAGGGCGCTTTTGGTTGGTCAATGGTCAAATTTGTCCGTCAGCAACGACCACAGCCAACATAGGCTTAAGTTGGGGATATCCTGATGACAAAATTACCGATCAAATCGCCCAAACAGACTTGTTAGTCTATCATCTGCCCATAGAATACTGGGAATCAGCTAGAGAGATTGCACCTCAGATTTTTCCTGACCATTCTCAATTACAACATCTGCAAGCGATAGAGATAGCAAAGCAGGGACACATCCCCCTCCCATCTCCTGCTTCCTTGAATCCCGTCCCCAAAGTAATTGAACTTCCTCCACGCTTACCCCAAGCAGAAAATCCAGTACCCGTATTAGCGACGCCAAACATTGACTTTCAACAGCAGCAACCACGGTCAATTACTAGGTTGTGGCGTCCCTATCCTTTTATTCAACAGCAAAGCTCATCAGATTGCGGTGCTGCTTGTTTAGCTATGATTAGCAGCTATTGGGGCAAACGCTTGAGCCTCAATACATTGCGAAGTTTGGCGCGAGTTGATCGAATGGGTGCCTCACTTCAGGGTTTAGCAACAGCAGCACAAGCTTTGGGATGTGAAGCGCTGGCAGTGCGAGCAAGTCTGAGTAAGTTAGAACTATATTATAACCCCTGGATTGCCCATTGGCAAGGTATTCATTATGTAGTTGTTTGGCAGATTAAAGGCGATCGCATTTTAATTTCCGATCCAGCCACCAGTAAGCGTTGGCTCTCCCGCGCCCAGTTCCAAGCTAGCTGGACAGGATATGCTCTACTGTTAAATCCCACCAAACAGTTTGAGTCTGTGGAGCGGGAACGAGTTTCTTTAGAACGCTATTGGCAGTTATTTCGCCATCACCAGCAATTATGCCAGCAAATTATTTTTGCCTTAGTGATCGTACAGGTGTTAGGGCTAGCGACTCCCCTAATTACTCAAACGTTAATCGACCAAGTAATTCCCCAAAAACACTTCTTCAGCTTAAATATTTTTGTCGGCGTTTTCTTCATCTTAGGCATCTGGCGGATCGCTTTTAGAGCACAGCGCCAATTTTTGCTGGACTATTTAGCTAGCCGCATCGACCAAAATTTAATCGGGAGCTTCATTAGTTACACATTACAGCTACCACTGCGATTTTTTGCATCGCGCCAAGTTGAAGATATTGTCAGTCGCGTACAAGAAAACCGCAAAATTCAGCTATTTTTCTGTCGTCACGCAGTTAGTACCAGCATAGACATGATGATGGCAGTGATTTATCTGGGGCTGATGGCTAGTTACAACTTACATCTGACCTTGGTTGTCGTGGGTTGGATTGTGCCCATTGTGATTTTAACTCTGGGTGCAAGTTCATTGCTCAAAAAAGTTTCTCGGGAAGTTTTGCAAGCATCCGCAGCCCAAAACGCTTCCGTGGTAGAAATGATTACTAATATTACTGCCGTGAAAACCGCTGTAGCTGAACGTTCCGTACGCAGGCATTGGGAGGAACGGTTCATGAATATGGTAAAGTCGCGGTTTCAAGGACAGAAGTTGGCGAATAAGTTGCAATTAACCAGTGGTTTGATTAATCACTTTGGTAGCACGATGGTGCTGTGGTACGGAGCGAATTTGGTGATTGGTGAGCAGATGTCTCTGGGTAAGTTCGTTGCTTTTAACATGCTGATTAGTAACGTGACTAACCCGGTTTTAGCTTTGGTGAAATTGTGGGATGAGTTCCAAGAAGTATTAATTTCTCTGGAAAGGCTCAATGATGTCTTGAGTGCGGTACCGGAAGAAAACCCCCAAAAACCGTTGTTGGTAATGCCTGCAATTCGTGGTGAAATTAAGTTTGAGAATGTGAGCTTTTGTTACCACAGCGATGAGGAACGCCACACCTTACAAAATATTTCTTTCCAGGTGAAACCCCAGCAAACTATTGGCATTGTGGGTAGTAGTGGCTCAGGTAAGAGCACTTTAGTTAACCTGCTGGCTGGTTTATATCAACCCGATAACGGCAGAATTTTGATTGATGGACATGATGTTTCTCTTGTGTCTCCCCAGTCGTTGCGGAGTCAGTTGGGCTTGGTAGCGCAGGAAAATTGTTTGTTTTCGGGAACGATTTTAGAAAATATTACCCTCTATTCGCCAGAATTTACGGAAGCAGAAGCGATCGCTGCAGCCAAACTTGCACAAGCGCATAGTTTTATCCAAGCTCTGCCTTTAGCATACAACACCCAGGTGGGGGAACGGGGCGCGCTACTTTCTGGGGGACAGCGACAAAAGATAGCGATCGCCCGTGCATTAATTAGGAATCCCGGAATCTTGATTTTGGATGAAGCCACAAGCGCCCTAGATGCTGAGTCAGAACACCAACTACAACAGCACCTAGCCCGCATTACTCAGGCTCGTACCACCTTCATTATCTCCCATCGTCTCGCTAGTATTCGCCACGCCGACCACATCCTAGTTTTAGACAAAGGTGTCCTGATTGAACAAGGCACTCACGAGCAGTTGATAACTATCAATGGTCTTTATCGCCACTTAGCCCAACTGCAATTACATCTGTGA
- a CDS encoding transposase has protein sequence MSYDPRIHHRHSIRIKGYDYTQPGIYFITICTKGRQCLFGDVTKGEMQLNCLGQIAWNCWQTIPDHFPHIELDIFVVMPNHLHGILIITDKPVGAQQCCALNQHLDHNTEQFGQPVNSSIPTIIRSYKSVVSKRINLIWQTKGQSIWQRNFYEHIGRDQKSLDNIRQYILDNPQRWADDPENLQHKSNKPNFLFDIPF, from the coding sequence ATGTCCTACGATCCGCGAATACACCACCGTCATTCTATTCGTATCAAAGGATATGACTACACTCAACCAGGAATATATTTCATCACTATTTGCACTAAAGGAAGGCAATGTCTATTTGGTGATGTAACTAAAGGTGAAATGCAATTAAATTGTTTAGGTCAAATTGCCTGGAACTGTTGGCAAACAATTCCCGATCATTTTCCCCACATTGAATTAGATATTTTTGTGGTCATGCCTAACCATCTACATGGCATCTTGATAATCACCGATAAACCCGTAGGGGCACAACAATGTTGTGCCCTCAATCAACATCTTGACCACAACACAGAACAATTCGGTCAACCTGTAAATAGTTCCATTCCTACAATAATTCGTAGCTATAAAAGTGTTGTTAGCAAACGCATTAATCTGATTTGGCAAACCAAAGGTCAATCAATCTGGCAACGCAATTTTTATGAACACATTGGACGAGATCAAAAATCTTTGGATAACATTCGGCAATATATTTTGGATAATCCGCAGCGTTGGGCAGATGATCCAGAAAACTTGCAACATAAATCTAACAAGCCAAATTTCCTATTTGATATCCCGTTTTGA
- a CDS encoding GH116 family glycosyl hydrolase, translating into MTKKFSPQIPSCAWSRVIGLGWDKPYTVRYPSNLDDGPWHGMPLGGFGAGCIGRSSRGDFNLWHIDGGEHTFQNFPACQFSVFASHGTSSQAYALSTQAPEDGSLAAWKWYPANGGTYHALYPRSWFVYENILPAQLTCEQFSPIWAHNYQETSYPVAIFLWTMRNPTTAPMTISIMLTWENMVGWFTNALKSPKVRIRDDGSPVYEYQPRLGESQGNYNLFVENADQIGCFLSQVKDDDSVQEGDGSWCLATLKHPQVEVFHHTRWHCVGTGEDVWSSFAADGSLPNVQDATPASADTRIGAAIAVRFTLQPGQTLEIPFSLAWDLPVTEFAAGVNYYRRYTDFFGRSGENAWAIASTALQEYQNWRSHIQNWQQPILAREDLPAWFKMALFNELYDLTSGGTLWNAASKLDPVGQFAVLECLDYRWYESLDVRLYGSFALLMLFPELEKSVIRAFARAIPQSDAHQRVIGYYYTIGADTTTAARKIPGATPHDLGAPNEHVWEKTNYTCYQDCNLWKDLGSDFVLQVYRDFLLTGADDVEFLAECWFAIVETLNYLKTFDLDGDGIPENSGAPDQTFDDWRLQGVSAYCGGLWIAALEAAIAISDILLNQNLRSLGDLALQKSIYQAWLAQSRPIYEEKLWNGQYYRLDSESGSDVVMADQLCGQFYARLLGLPDIVASDRALCALKTVYHACFLQFYDGQFGAANGVRPDGSPENPKATHPLEVWTGINFGLAAFLVQMGMEDEAWQMTQAVVKQIYDNGLQFRTPEAITANGTFRACIYLRAMAIWAIYLIKG; encoded by the coding sequence ATGACAAAAAAATTCTCTCCACAAATTCCCTCTTGTGCTTGGAGTCGTGTTATTGGTCTTGGTTGGGACAAGCCTTATACTGTTCGTTATCCTAGCAATCTTGATGATGGCCCTTGGCATGGAATGCCTTTAGGTGGCTTTGGTGCAGGTTGCATCGGTCGTTCTTCACGGGGAGACTTTAATCTATGGCATATTGACGGTGGTGAGCATACTTTCCAAAATTTTCCCGCCTGTCAATTTAGTGTGTTTGCATCACATGGCACCTCTTCTCAAGCTTATGCTTTGTCTACCCAAGCACCGGAGGATGGTAGTCTTGCAGCGTGGAAATGGTATCCAGCGAATGGAGGTACTTATCACGCTTTATATCCCCGTAGCTGGTTTGTGTATGAAAATATCTTGCCAGCACAGTTGACTTGTGAGCAGTTTTCCCCCATCTGGGCACATAATTATCAAGAAACTAGTTACCCGGTGGCAATTTTCCTGTGGACAATGCGTAACCCCACAACTGCACCGATGACTATCAGCATAATGCTGACTTGGGAAAATATGGTGGGCTGGTTCACCAATGCGTTGAAATCTCCTAAGGTGCGGATACGGGATGATGGTAGTCCGGTTTATGAATATCAGCCGCGTTTGGGTGAAAGTCAAGGTAATTACAATCTATTTGTGGAAAATGCTGACCAAATTGGTTGTTTTTTATCTCAGGTTAAAGATGATGATTCTGTACAGGAGGGGGACGGTAGCTGGTGTTTAGCGACCCTAAAGCATCCCCAAGTAGAAGTATTTCATCATACCCGTTGGCATTGTGTGGGGACGGGGGAAGATGTGTGGTCGAGCTTTGCGGCTGATGGTTCTTTACCTAATGTTCAAGATGCAACTCCTGCATCTGCGGATACACGCATAGGGGCGGCGATCGCTGTTCGTTTCACTCTGCAACCAGGACAAACTCTAGAAATTCCCTTTTCTCTGGCTTGGGATTTGCCGGTAACAGAATTCGCCGCTGGAGTTAACTATTACCGCAGATATACAGATTTTTTTGGTCGGAGTGGTGAAAATGCTTGGGCGATCGCATCGACTGCCTTACAAGAATATCAAAATTGGCGATCGCATATTCAAAATTGGCAGCAACCGATTTTAGCGCGGGAAGATTTACCTGCTTGGTTCAAAATGGCTCTATTTAATGAGCTTTACGACCTCACCAGCGGTGGTACTCTCTGGAATGCAGCATCAAAACTTGATCCTGTGGGACAATTTGCGGTGCTGGAGTGTTTAGATTACCGCTGGTATGAAAGTCTCGATGTGCGGTTGTATGGTTCCTTTGCGCTGTTGATGTTGTTCCCAGAATTAGAAAAGTCGGTCATCCGGGCTTTTGCTAGGGCAATTCCCCAGAGTGATGCTCATCAGCGGGTGATAGGCTACTATTACACCATTGGTGCAGACACGACAACTGCTGCTCGCAAAATCCCAGGCGCTACACCCCACGATTTGGGCGCACCCAATGAGCATGTTTGGGAAAAAACTAATTACACCTGCTATCAAGACTGCAATTTGTGGAAGGATTTAGGCAGTGATTTTGTGCTCCAGGTGTACCGGGATTTTCTGCTGACGGGGGCTGATGATGTGGAATTCCTCGCTGAGTGCTGGTTTGCTATTGTCGAGACTCTTAATTATCTGAAAACTTTTGATTTAGATGGTGATGGAATTCCGGAGAATTCCGGCGCACCTGATCAAACTTTTGATGATTGGCGGTTACAGGGTGTGAGTGCTTATTGTGGCGGGTTGTGGATAGCGGCTTTAGAAGCAGCGATCGCCATTAGCGATATTTTATTAAATCAAAATCTCAGATCTTTAGGCGACTTGGCGTTACAAAAATCCATTTATCAAGCTTGGTTAGCCCAATCCCGCCCGATTTATGAAGAAAAGCTGTGGAATGGTCAATATTACCGCTTGGATAGTGAGAGTGGTTCGGATGTGGTGATGGCGGATCAATTGTGTGGGCAATTTTACGCCCGATTGTTGGGACTACCAGATATTGTAGCGAGCGATCGCGCCCTCTGTGCCCTGAAAACTGTTTATCATGCTTGCTTTTTGCAGTTTTATGATGGTCAATTTGGCGCAGCTAATGGTGTTCGTCCTGACGGTTCCCCCGAAAACCCCAAAGCTACTCATCCACTGGAAGTCTGGACAGGAATCAATTTCGGACTAGCCGCTTTTCTGGTACAAATGGGAATGGAAGATGAAGCTTGGCAAATGACGCAAGCTGTAGTTAAGCAAATTTACGACAACGGTTTACAATTCCGTACCCCTGAAGCCATCACCGCTAACGGTACTTTTCGCGCCTGTATTTACCTGCGAGCTATGGCGATTTGGGCCATTTATTTAATTAAGGGTTAG
- a CDS encoding HetP family heterocyst commitment protein, whose amino-acid sequence MNQDIPGISSKFNKTIHPEQFDQVVEAILAGKYSWACVLMLRFSGYNPLHYIPYRTYNRLLKENTQANRSNQQQNVSMQIANQSADKRSDTNLPQSCLNKIKDLAYLDVVRKQKAEIRGGSLEQWLTKQVHEYQAIKSELKPENTQDFPLDFCEFN is encoded by the coding sequence ATGAATCAAGATATTCCTGGTATTAGTAGCAAGTTCAATAAAACAATTCATCCTGAACAGTTTGACCAAGTAGTGGAAGCGATTCTTGCCGGCAAGTATTCCTGGGCATGTGTTTTAATGTTAAGGTTTTCTGGTTATAACCCTTTACATTACATTCCTTACCGCACATACAATCGATTGCTCAAAGAAAATACCCAAGCTAATAGGTCTAACCAACAACAAAATGTCAGTATGCAAATTGCTAACCAATCTGCTGACAAGCGCTCTGATACCAATCTTCCCCAAAGTTGCTTAAATAAAATTAAAGATTTAGCTTATTTGGACGTAGTTAGAAAACAAAAAGCTGAAATTCGTGGAGGTAGTCTAGAGCAGTGGCTCACAAAGCAAGTCCATGAATATCAAGCAATTAAATCTGAATTAAAACCAGAAAATACTCAAGATTTTCCCTTGGATTTTTGTGAATTTAATTAA
- a CDS encoding CU044_2847 family protein, giving the protein MSNVERLVFEEDGEIYTILFESKETPSVPEVVTPDDDDDDDRESYGWREEVSVKIEKVHHQIRAYTKYAIGAFKNLNVAEVEEVTLKFGFKIGGKTGIPFVTEGSAESNFEIEVKCKFPEKKQNSST; this is encoded by the coding sequence ATGTCGAACGTAGAACGTTTAGTCTTTGAAGAAGACGGGGAAATCTATACAATTCTGTTCGAGTCAAAGGAAACGCCAAGTGTTCCGGAAGTAGTGACACCAGATGATGACGATGATGACGATAGAGAATCCTACGGCTGGCGGGAAGAGGTGTCTGTGAAAATTGAGAAAGTTCATCATCAAATTCGAGCTTATACCAAATACGCCATTGGTGCTTTTAAAAATTTAAATGTTGCTGAAGTTGAGGAGGTAACTCTCAAGTTTGGCTTCAAGATAGGCGGGAAAACTGGTATCCCCTTCGTAACAGAAGGTTCAGCAGAGAGTAATTTTGAGATTGAGGTGAAGTGTAAGTTTCCTGAAAAGAAGCAAAATTCTAGTACTTGA